A window of Ignavibacteriales bacterium contains these coding sequences:
- a CDS encoding TolC family protein — protein MNKNLKYVLTALLIFVFSISFAQKAENNSLTLKDVIKLTVQNHPLIKQKEDELRAAQFRVEQQKSSYLPTVLGVASYTRIGPIPAFAFGGENLELAPANNYNVSVLVHQTLYDFGKRDLQVDYTTSFMKSIKDNEDLIKNDLSNQAVRVFYGILFLGKSIAVKDTQYSALQEHLKITELRIKNGTATDYDALSTKTRMIEIKNEKLELQNEKNKQELYLKELIGLDRKKEINIIGYFDLPKYDLNSDSLLNAANNQRPELKLATDASKTANLQKEMVSQTDKPVLKADLGYGFKNGYEPNIQVMRGNWFTSVSVDVPIFNGNLTENKVNEAGAAINAADKKIDQVKESISTDIYQTIGDLKMGVEKLNSTEDQIDYAKKSLERAKIQYERGAGTNLEVLDAETALTQARLLNIQAMYKSIISYYSLRKAVGDKIFIY, from the coding sequence ATGAATAAAAATTTGAAATACGTTCTCACGGCTTTACTAATATTTGTTTTTTCTATTTCATTCGCGCAAAAGGCGGAAAATAATTCTTTGACTCTTAAAGATGTAATCAAACTTACAGTTCAAAATCATCCTTTAATTAAGCAAAAAGAGGATGAGCTGCGCGCCGCGCAATTTAGAGTTGAACAGCAAAAAAGTTCGTACTTGCCAACCGTATTAGGAGTGGCGTCCTATACACGCATCGGTCCCATTCCTGCATTTGCATTCGGCGGAGAAAATTTGGAACTGGCGCCGGCGAATAACTATAACGTTAGTGTTCTCGTGCATCAGACGTTGTATGATTTCGGCAAGCGTGATTTACAGGTTGATTATACCACGTCATTTATGAAATCCATTAAAGACAACGAAGATTTAATCAAGAATGATTTATCCAACCAAGCGGTTAGAGTTTTTTATGGAATATTATTCTTGGGAAAAAGTATTGCTGTTAAAGATACACAGTATTCGGCGCTTCAAGAACATCTGAAAATAACGGAACTGAGAATCAAGAATGGCACCGCAACAGACTATGATGCGCTGAGCACAAAAACCCGGATGATCGAGATCAAAAATGAAAAGCTCGAGCTGCAGAACGAAAAGAATAAGCAGGAACTCTATCTTAAAGAATTGATCGGCTTGGACAGAAAAAAGGAAATCAATATTATCGGTTATTTTGATTTACCCAAGTATGATTTGAATAGCGATTCGCTTCTGAATGCGGCCAACAACCAGAGACCGGAATTGAAACTTGCAACAGATGCGAGTAAAACGGCAAATCTTCAAAAAGAAATGGTAAGTCAAACTGATAAACCGGTTTTGAAAGCCGATCTCGGCTATGGATTTAAAAACGGTTACGAACCGAATATCCAGGTGATGAGAGGAAATTGGTTTACTAGTGTTTCAGTCGATGTCCCAATCTTTAACGGAAATCTTACAGAGAACAAAGTGAATGAGGCCGGCGCAGCCATCAATGCCGCTGACAAAAAGATTGATCAAGTTAAAGAATCTATTTCAACCGATATTTACCAGACAATAGGCGATTTGAAAATGGGTGTTGAGAAGTTAAATTCAACAGAAGATCAAATTGATTACGCTAAGAAATCTTTGGAACGTGCGAAAATCCAGTACGAACGTGGCGCCGGAACAAACCTTGAAGTACTTGATGCTGAAACCGCTTTAACACAGGCGCGGCTACTGAATATCCAGGCGATGTATAAAAGTATAATCAGTTATTACTCGCTGCGCAAAGCTGTTGGCGATAAAATTTTTATTTACTGA
- a CDS encoding slipin family protein: MIQETVTMLFILIFFIIIILSSAIRILREYERGVIFRLGRLISAKGPGLIFLIPIVDRMVRVSLRVVAMDVPSQDVITKDNVSIKVSAVIYFRVIEASKAIVEVENFLFATSQLSQTTLRSILGKSELDELLSEREKINRLLQETMDTHTAPWGIKVSLVEVKNVDLPQEMQRAIARQAEAERERRAKIIHAEGEYQASQRLADASKIISTSPYALQLRFLQTLTEVAAEKNSTIIFPVPIDLFKPFFDLMEKAKSK, encoded by the coding sequence ATGATACAGGAAACAGTAACAATGCTTTTCATTCTAATATTCTTCATCATCATTATACTCTCGAGCGCGATAAGAATTCTGCGCGAATATGAACGGGGCGTTATTTTCAGATTAGGAAGATTGATCAGCGCAAAAGGTCCCGGGTTGATTTTCCTTATCCCAATCGTTGACAGGATGGTAAGGGTAAGTCTTCGTGTAGTTGCGATGGACGTTCCGTCTCAAGACGTTATCACAAAAGATAATGTTTCGATCAAAGTCAGTGCCGTTATTTACTTCAGGGTAATTGAAGCCTCGAAAGCGATAGTAGAAGTTGAAAATTTTCTTTTTGCCACTTCGCAGTTATCACAAACTACGTTGCGAAGCATTCTTGGAAAATCGGAACTTGACGAACTTCTTTCCGAACGTGAGAAGATAAACCGACTTCTCCAGGAAACAATGGACACGCACACCGCACCCTGGGGCATCAAAGTTTCTCTCGTTGAAGTCAAGAATGTTGATCTGCCACAAGAGATGCAGCGTGCGATAGCGCGTCAGGCCGAAGCGGAAAGAGAAAGACGTGCGAAAATAATTCATGCTGAAGGTGAATACCAGGCGTCGCAGCGCTTAGCCGATGCGTCAAAAATTATAAGCACTTCGCCTTACGCTCTGCAACTGAGATTTTTACAAACATTGACCGAAGTTGCAGCGGAGAAAAATTCGACTATTATCTTCCCGGTACCAATCGATTTATTCAAACCGTTCTTCGATTTAATGGAGAAAGCAAAAAGCAAATAA
- a CDS encoding MgtC/SapB family protein: MNTIEWTFQLRFLVALALGFLIGLERESNKSTHKVLILGGIRTFPIISMLGFGCAWLFQLGVSSMLPLGLLSICALASISYFSKIQTDRWGVTSEVSALLTFVVGALALLVDIWAAMALGIINTMLLSEKAGLENLVEKLDRSEFTAVLKFLLVTLIILPVLPNKSFTQFELNPSKIWQIVILVSSIGFVGYLLSKFLGPKIGLWLSGFVGGIVSSTAVCIAYGRMAQNNPNKGGSALQGTLVASGVMYLKVLILIFILNPTVVFSIWWKLILLSIIGFCISVIKIDLSKEVKSSEKDLQQLQNPFEVRPAMIFAILFVFLSIITKLVQQYIGANGLLSLAGIVGLSNIDPFILSLIQSSNINIALISSAIIIAMMSNTIIKGIYFGYFVPSYRLMTLKRFGILTLAHIPFLFIR; encoded by the coding sequence ATGAATACAATCGAATGGACTTTTCAACTTAGATTTCTTGTCGCTCTCGCACTCGGTTTTCTAATCGGCCTTGAAAGAGAAAGCAATAAGAGCACACACAAAGTATTAATTCTTGGTGGTATAAGAACATTTCCAATTATAAGCATGTTAGGATTCGGATGTGCATGGCTGTTTCAGTTAGGTGTTTCATCAATGCTTCCTCTTGGATTATTAAGTATATGTGCACTTGCATCAATTTCGTATTTTTCAAAAATTCAAACAGATCGCTGGGGTGTTACAAGTGAAGTTTCTGCTCTTCTCACTTTTGTTGTTGGTGCATTAGCGCTCTTAGTTGATATATGGGCGGCGATGGCTCTTGGTATTATTAATACAATGCTTCTTTCAGAAAAAGCGGGCTTAGAAAATCTTGTTGAAAAACTTGACCGTTCAGAATTTACTGCAGTACTGAAATTTTTATTGGTTACTCTTATTATTCTGCCCGTTCTACCGAATAAAAGCTTTACTCAATTCGAATTAAATCCCTCTAAGATCTGGCAAATTGTAATTCTTGTTTCATCAATCGGATTTGTTGGTTATCTACTTTCAAAATTTCTTGGTCCTAAAATTGGATTGTGGTTATCGGGGTTTGTCGGAGGAATTGTCTCAAGCACAGCAGTTTGCATTGCATACGGAAGGATGGCTCAAAACAATCCTAATAAAGGTGGTAGTGCATTGCAGGGAACACTTGTTGCCAGCGGAGTTATGTATTTAAAAGTATTAATTTTAATTTTTATTTTGAATCCAACAGTAGTTTTCTCGATTTGGTGGAAGCTAATTTTATTAAGTATCATTGGATTTTGTATATCAGTAATAAAAATTGATTTATCTAAAGAAGTAAAATCCTCGGAGAAAGATCTGCAGCAATTACAAAACCCGTTTGAGGTAAGACCGGCAATGATTTTTGCAATACTTTTCGTATTTCTTTCAATCATCACAAAACTTGTTCAACAATATATCGGTGCAAACGGATTGCTTAGTCTAGCAGGAATTGTAGGATTATCAAATATTGACCCGTTCATCCTTTCCTTGATACAGTCGTCGAACATCAATATAGCATTGATTTCATCGGCGATAATTATTGCTATGATGAGTAATACTATAATAAAGGGAATCTATTTTGGTTATTTTGTTCCATCGTATAGATTAATGACATTGAAACGATTCGGAATTCTTACCTTAGCTCATATACCATTTCTATTTATTAGATAA
- a CDS encoding DHA2 family efflux MFS transporter permease subunit: protein MIKGLRNTAIGFAPSLHHEHTHYKWWVLISVMIGTFMAVLDATIVNVGLSKMTAAFGTSVDKIEWVLTAYLLIFAVMLPSSGWVADHLGYKKTYLGGMFLFTLGSLLCSLSWDENALIFFRVVQGAGAGFVMPVGMAIVTREFPLEQRGTAIGFWGIASAASVSLGPLVGGYLIDTFSWHAIFDVNVPVGIVGLIAVMIIQREFKTEKTRSFDFIGFISMTLSLTTLLLALADGNAAWNTGGWSSPFILSCFFISAISFVVFIVTEINVKHPIVDLTLFRDRNFASANIILFIFGIGFFGSTFLLPLYLQNSLGYTAFQAGLVFLPLGIIQAFVSPIAGRLTDKINPKFMVMIGIVLLSWSLYAYGFFSLQTESSQIQIPLYVRAFALGMIFVPLSAVALLNIPKQKIAQASGLFNTIRQVGGSFGVALLGSLLTRRTIFHMQSFSQNVDSSSPAFQNTLIHAKNFVMHSVGGSPAEVTSRAKAMIALNLSSQSFIQGINDDFLVAALLSIVLVIPVLFLKISKAKSAEKIEVLE from the coding sequence ATGATTAAGGGTCTTCGCAACACAGCTATTGGTTTTGCGCCATCGCTTCATCACGAACACACACATTATAAATGGTGGGTTCTCATCAGTGTAATGATTGGAACATTTATGGCAGTTCTTGATGCAACGATTGTGAATGTTGGTCTCTCTAAAATGACAGCGGCGTTTGGAACCAGCGTGGATAAAATTGAATGGGTGCTTACTGCTTACTTATTAATATTTGCTGTGATGCTTCCTTCATCCGGTTGGGTCGCAGATCATCTCGGCTACAAAAAAACTTATCTCGGTGGAATGTTTCTATTTACTCTCGGATCGTTATTATGCAGTTTATCGTGGGATGAGAACGCGTTGATCTTTTTTAGAGTAGTTCAAGGCGCCGGCGCCGGATTTGTAATGCCTGTAGGCATGGCAATCGTAACGCGCGAGTTTCCTCTGGAACAACGCGGAACTGCAATTGGTTTTTGGGGAATTGCATCAGCTGCTTCAGTTTCGCTCGGTCCGCTTGTCGGCGGCTATTTGATTGATACGTTTTCATGGCACGCTATATTTGATGTAAATGTTCCGGTCGGAATTGTCGGCCTCATTGCTGTTATGATTATTCAAAGAGAATTTAAAACCGAAAAGACGAGAAGTTTTGACTTTATTGGTTTTATCAGTATGACTTTGTCTTTAACTACTCTTCTTCTCGCTTTGGCAGACGGTAACGCCGCATGGAATACAGGCGGTTGGTCGTCGCCGTTTATTTTGTCTTGCTTCTTTATATCCGCAATCAGCTTTGTTGTTTTTATTGTTACGGAAATAAATGTAAAACATCCGATAGTTGATCTAACTCTTTTTAGAGATAGAAACTTTGCATCAGCTAATATTATTCTCTTCATATTCGGAATCGGATTTTTCGGAAGTACTTTTCTGCTGCCGTTGTACTTACAGAATTCGCTTGGCTACACAGCGTTTCAGGCAGGATTAGTTTTTCTGCCGCTCGGAATTATCCAAGCTTTTGTTTCTCCGATCGCAGGAAGATTAACGGATAAGATCAATCCAAAGTTTATGGTGATGATAGGAATTGTTTTACTTTCTTGGTCGCTTTATGCTTACGGATTTTTTTCGCTTCAAACGGAAAGCTCGCAAATTCAAATTCCATTGTATGTTCGGGCATTTGCTCTCGGAATGATTTTCGTTCCTTTATCAGCCGTTGCTCTTTTGAATATTCCCAAACAAAAAATTGCTCAGGCATCTGGATTGTTTAATACAATCCGACAAGTAGGCGGAAGCTTTGGCGTTGCACTTCTCGGTTCTTTACTAACAAGAAGAACTATTTTTCACATGCAATCATTTTCTCAAAATGTTGATTCAAGTTCACCGGCATTTCAGAATACGTTAATCCATGCAAAAAACTTTGTGATGCACTCTGTCGGAGGTTCTCCCGCCGAAGTTACTTCGAGAGCCAAAGCTATGATTGCACTTAATCTTTCTTCTCAATCTTTTATACAGGGAATCAATGATGATTTTCTGGTTGCAGCGCTTTTATCAATTGTGTTGGTTATACCGGTTTTATTTTTGAAAATATCAAAAGCAAAATCAGCTGAAAAAATTGAAGTACTTGAATAA
- a CDS encoding UPF0182 family protein yields MYTALLLGLLIFAAYLFFTGFRKRQKIKTYLGVTLALLTLFFFQFMDFWGDALWYENLGYGDRFWMIINSASGLAIAFALFGLIFVTALTFRIPKEHKLIRTLSKFLGIIIGGYWGASNWDVILQFWNGVATGLKDPILGKDIGFYLFSLPFYDELLILLTVLSIIALASSFIASFIRMSENNIRFYFPESGTINEKKFYFPLYLNSAVIIYVLACGKFLDRYHMMYSTTGVAAGPGWTDVNVLLPAYTVVIVLMMFIGAVLIIPFLRRKVQNFFNRKFNIARERSHIFVLVSSAVSIIIIWFLALTAIPEGFQWLMVRPNEITFERPYILNNIKFTREGFGLNKVEEKEYPMSGNLTQETVNTFPNIFSNIRLWDWKALDAVYRQFQSIRLYYEFSDVDVDRYKIDGKYKQVMVSGREIKIDNLPPQSRTFVNQRFQYTHGYGLTMSAVNEFTSQGLPHFLIKDIPPVCEYPSLNVTQPQIYFGESTNTPVVVNSKAKEFDYPSGEENVYTNYSGKGGVQLSNFWRKFLYGWKFDGTNFLFSDYPTSQSRIMFHRQISECVKLLAPFLHFEKDPYLVLADGKLYWMIDAYTTSKYFPYSQPFSSTENIQYKEGGATKVLTTQHSEFFDGVNYIRNSVKVSINAYDGSVNFYIMDKTDPIINVWSKIFPHLFKTKDEMPKNLLAHIRYPTDLLLTQGIVYEKYHMTDPTVFYNQEDLWIRATAKYYNEVQPVEPYYIMWQEPGSTEQQFVSMLPFTPKNRQVLIGWVAGMCDPENYGRFLAYQFPKDQMVLGPQQVETKIDQDSFLSGQLTLWDQHGSKVIRGNVLAIPVNNTLFYVEPIYLQAETAAYPELRLVVVMHGENMSYAKNFDDALNGLFTKTNSVIHEVAQTGKSESTLAFNLQNQVKTANDAFNNYLKYIGDKKFTDAAKELEILQRALQTLINQTEKDAQKKK; encoded by the coding sequence ATGTATACTGCATTGTTACTTGGACTGTTAATCTTTGCAGCTTATCTTTTCTTTACGGGATTTCGAAAACGACAAAAAATAAAAACATATCTTGGCGTAACTCTCGCGCTATTAACCCTGTTCTTTTTTCAGTTTATGGATTTTTGGGGAGACGCCTTATGGTATGAAAATTTAGGCTACGGTGATCGATTTTGGATGATAATTAATTCCGCATCGGGACTGGCAATAGCGTTTGCACTATTCGGACTTATATTCGTTACAGCATTAACATTTCGCATCCCGAAAGAACATAAATTGATTCGAACGCTATCTAAATTTTTAGGAATTATTATCGGCGGATATTGGGGCGCTTCCAATTGGGATGTTATTCTACAATTCTGGAACGGGGTTGCAACCGGTCTTAAAGACCCTATTCTTGGCAAGGATATCGGTTTTTATCTTTTTTCATTACCATTTTATGATGAGCTGTTAATTCTTTTAACTGTTCTCTCAATCATCGCACTTGCTTCTTCTTTTATCGCTTCTTTTATAAGAATGAGTGAAAATAATATTCGATTCTATTTTCCTGAGAGCGGTACAATAAATGAGAAGAAGTTTTACTTTCCGTTATACCTTAACAGCGCTGTTATTATATACGTTCTTGCTTGTGGAAAATTTTTAGACCGCTATCATATGATGTATTCTACTACCGGTGTAGCTGCCGGACCCGGTTGGACCGATGTTAATGTACTTCTCCCTGCTTACACCGTAGTAATAGTTCTTATGATGTTTATAGGTGCGGTTCTAATTATTCCTTTCTTAAGGAGGAAGGTTCAGAATTTTTTTAATAGGAAATTTAATATTGCACGAGAACGTTCTCATATTTTCGTTTTGGTAAGTTCTGCTGTTTCGATCATCATCATCTGGTTTCTTGCGCTCACGGCAATCCCCGAAGGTTTTCAATGGCTTATGGTTCGACCTAACGAAATTACTTTTGAACGTCCATATATTTTGAACAACATTAAATTTACACGCGAGGGTTTCGGATTAAATAAGGTTGAAGAAAAAGAATACCCGATGAGTGGTAATCTAACTCAAGAAACTGTAAATACATTTCCGAACATCTTTTCAAATATTCGATTGTGGGATTGGAAAGCTCTCGATGCAGTTTACCGTCAATTCCAATCCATTAGGCTTTATTACGAATTTTCCGATGTTGATGTCGATCGATATAAAATTGATGGGAAATATAAACAAGTAATGGTTTCAGGTCGTGAGATTAAAATTGATAACCTCCCGCCTCAAAGCCGAACCTTTGTAAATCAACGTTTCCAATATACGCATGGTTACGGCTTGACTATGTCGGCAGTTAATGAATTTACATCTCAGGGCTTGCCTCATTTTCTTATTAAAGATATTCCTCCCGTTTGCGAATACCCGTCTCTTAATGTAACACAGCCGCAAATTTATTTCGGCGAATCAACTAATACTCCCGTCGTTGTTAATTCGAAAGCGAAAGAATTTGATTATCCTAGCGGTGAAGAAAATGTTTATACGAATTATTCTGGAAAGGGGGGAGTTCAGCTTTCCAATTTTTGGAGAAAGTTTTTATACGGTTGGAAATTCGACGGGACTAACTTTTTATTTTCGGATTACCCGACTTCACAAAGCCGGATAATGTTTCACCGGCAAATCAGCGAATGCGTTAAACTTCTTGCCCCGTTTCTTCATTTCGAAAAAGATCCATACCTCGTACTTGCGGACGGTAAACTATACTGGATGATTGACGCATATACAACTTCGAAATATTTCCCTTACAGTCAGCCGTTTTCGTCAACGGAAAATATTCAATATAAAGAAGGCGGTGCTACTAAGGTTCTAACTACACAGCACAGCGAGTTCTTTGATGGAGTAAATTATATCCGTAATTCCGTAAAAGTCTCAATAAACGCTTATGACGGCTCAGTTAATTTTTATATCATGGATAAAACCGATCCCATTATAAATGTGTGGAGTAAAATCTTTCCTCATCTTTTTAAAACAAAAGATGAAATGCCGAAAAATTTGCTGGCGCATATCCGTTACCCGACTGATTTGTTGTTAACCCAAGGAATAGTTTATGAAAAATATCACATGACCGACCCAACAGTATTTTATAACCAGGAAGATCTTTGGATTAGAGCGACTGCAAAATACTATAATGAAGTACAACCCGTAGAGCCGTATTATATAATGTGGCAGGAACCAGGTTCCACCGAGCAGCAGTTTGTTTCAATGCTTCCCTTTACACCAAAAAATAGGCAGGTGTTAATTGGCTGGGTTGCCGGTATGTGCGATCCGGAAAATTACGGTCGCTTTCTTGCCTATCAATTTCCTAAGGATCAAATGGTTCTCGGTCCCCAACAAGTTGAAACCAAAATTGACCAGGATAGTTTTCTTTCCGGACAGTTGACTCTATGGGATCAGCACGGGTCAAAAGTAATAAGAGGAAATGTACTCGCCATTCCGGTCAACAATACTCTTTTTTATGTAGAACCGATTTACCTCCAGGCAGAAACAGCCGCATACCCGGAACTAAGATTGGTTGTTGTTATGCACGGTGAGAATATGAGCTACGCGAAAAATTTTGACGATGCTTTGAATGGATTATTTACTAAGACAAATTCTGTTATTCATGAAGTTGCACAAACGGGCAAATCAGAGAGTACTTTAGCGTTTAATCTGCAGAACCAGGTAAAAACAGCAAACGACGCTTTCAATAATTACTTGAAATACATTGGCGACAAGAAATTTACTGATGCGGCGAAAGAACTTGAAATACTGCAGAGGGCACTTCAAACTCTTATAAACCAAACGGAGAAGGATGCACAGAAGAAAAAATAA
- the aceK gene encoding bifunctional isocitrate dehydrogenase kinase/phosphatase, protein MLTDSIIKDTAELIFHGFKGYLDEFLAITKRSKDRFEKRKWKEIKKDSVERMISYEKNLSELLNKIQPVLSADKNKSHVWISIKKEYAEIILNYCNKNIAETFFNSLSRKIFKTLGLNRDLEFFYLKVVEQKNPCGPIIFKSYKPETTTQELIKKIIKDKRFVTKFDNLDRDTEHVADELDLFLWPYIRANKDYSIQVIRSCFFRNKVAYIVGRICVDSRHIPILIPLYNDESGIYIDSILFDEADANNIFGFSYSYFHVNVKLPNQLINFLRTILPDKPLSELYNSIGFIKHGKTEFYRDLHRFVHISKEKFDFAPGLEGAVMIVFTLPNYNYVFKVIKDKPCFTRSANFTNKIISKSQVKYKYNFVCNSDRVGRLVDTQEFENIRFKIKRFSDELLYDFNLIGKDAISISEDHIIINHLYIQRKVTPLPIYFFDETDINSIKQIVIDFGYFIKDLVATGLFPADLFNTWNYGVTENNRIVLYDYDDIIPLENANFKIKPEPRNEFEEISPEEDWIIADQNDFFMDEMEKFLGIPKPLEGIFRSVHRDLYTLDFWERTKERVMSGEVIDIIPYDRTKRFKKQSREA, encoded by the coding sequence ATGCTTACGGATTCTATAATTAAAGATACCGCCGAATTAATCTTTCATGGATTCAAGGGATATCTTGATGAATTCCTTGCTATAACCAAAAGATCAAAAGACAGATTTGAAAAAAGAAAATGGAAAGAAATAAAAAAAGATTCTGTTGAAAGGATGATTTCATATGAAAAAAATCTCTCTGAACTTTTAAATAAAATTCAACCGGTTCTGTCCGCAGATAAGAATAAATCTCACGTCTGGATAAGTATAAAAAAAGAATATGCTGAAATTATATTAAACTACTGTAATAAAAATATCGCCGAAACTTTTTTCAATTCTTTATCAAGAAAAATATTTAAGACTTTAGGATTAAACCGCGATTTGGAATTCTTCTACCTTAAAGTTGTTGAGCAGAAGAACCCTTGCGGACCAATCATCTTCAAATCGTATAAACCGGAAACAACAACACAGGAATTAATTAAAAAAATTATCAAGGATAAAAGATTCGTAACAAAATTTGATAACCTCGACAGGGATACAGAACACGTTGCCGATGAACTCGATTTATTCTTATGGCCGTATATCAGGGCTAATAAAGATTATTCCATACAAGTTATAAGATCCTGCTTCTTCCGTAATAAAGTTGCATATATAGTGGGCAGAATCTGCGTTGATTCCAGGCATATTCCAATTTTAATCCCATTATATAACGACGAATCCGGTATTTATATTGATTCGATTTTATTTGATGAAGCCGATGCAAACAATATCTTCGGATTTTCTTATTCTTATTTCCACGTTAATGTTAAACTGCCTAATCAGCTCATTAATTTTTTGAGAACAATTCTTCCTGATAAACCCCTTTCTGAATTATATAACTCAATAGGATTTATCAAGCACGGTAAAACAGAGTTCTACCGGGATCTACACAGATTTGTTCATATTTCAAAGGAGAAGTTTGACTTCGCTCCAGGGCTGGAAGGAGCTGTTATGATTGTGTTTACTTTACCGAATTATAATTATGTCTTCAAAGTAATTAAAGATAAACCTTGTTTTACAAGATCTGCAAACTTCACTAATAAAATAATCAGTAAATCACAGGTGAAGTATAAATATAATTTTGTCTGTAACTCGGATCGTGTTGGAAGACTTGTTGATACTCAGGAGTTTGAAAATATCAGGTTTAAGATTAAGAGGTTTTCCGACGAACTATTATACGATTTTAATTTAATCGGTAAAGATGCAATCTCAATTTCCGAAGATCATATTATAATAAATCATTTGTATATACAAAGAAAAGTAACTCCTCTGCCAATTTACTTTTTTGATGAAACCGATATTAACTCAATAAAGCAGATTGTAATAGATTTTGGTTATTTCATAAAGGACTTAGTTGCTACCGGACTTTTCCCTGCAGACTTATTTAATACCTGGAATTACGGGGTTACCGAAAATAATAGAATTGTGTTGTATGATTACGATGATATTATTCCTCTTGAAAACGCTAACTTTAAAATAAAGCCTGAACCTAGAAATGAATTTGAAGAAATATCTCCCGAGGAGGATTGGATAATAGCGGATCAGAATGATTTCTTTATGGATGAAATGGAAAAGTTTCTCGGCATTCCCAAACCATTAGAAGGTATTTTCCGTTCAGTGCATAGAGATTTATATACTTTAGATTTCTGGGAAAGGACAAAAGAAAGAGTAATGAGCGGAGAGGTAATAGATATTATTCCTTACGACCGGACAAAGCGATTTAAAAAACAATCACGCGAGGCATAA
- a CDS encoding nodulation protein NfeD gives MKSMIVLLVFMLHVFQEVPTGKHFVDVINIDGAINPPVAAFIHDGIKKAEEENSECLVIKLNTPGGLLKSTRLIVSDMLTSNVPVIIYVYPAGAQAASAGVFITLAANISAMTPGTNIGAAHPVMMSEGGVQNRKDSLDIMMEKATNDAAAFIRSIAEKRHRNIEWAEKAVRQSVSLTETEALKENIIDMIAKNLDSLLVQLNSRTVETAAGTKTLHTQNAQVRLIEMNAIEKFLDIISDPNIAYILMMIAIYGLIFELSNPGSIFPGIVGVISLILAFYSMHTLPINYAGLALIIFAVILFIAEIKIVSHGLLTAGGIISFAIGSLMLINTDASYEFVHLSLSVIITVTVLTTLFFVFALGKGIAAQRRQPATGGEGLIGETGKALTLINPERPGQVMVHGEIWNAESKGDEIEEGTKIKVTELKDLNVIVKKTS, from the coding sequence ATGAAATCGATGATCGTGTTATTGGTTTTTATGTTGCATGTCTTCCAGGAGGTACCTACCGGCAAACATTTCGTGGACGTTATCAACATAGACGGCGCTATTAATCCTCCCGTAGCTGCTTTTATTCATGATGGAATTAAAAAGGCGGAGGAAGAAAATTCCGAGTGCCTTGTTATAAAACTCAATACGCCGGGTGGTTTGCTTAAATCAACACGACTTATTGTTAGCGATATGCTGACGTCGAACGTTCCCGTGATAATTTATGTTTACCCTGCCGGTGCGCAGGCCGCTTCTGCCGGAGTATTTATTACATTGGCTGCCAACATTTCCGCAATGACGCCCGGTACAAATATCGGCGCAGCGCATCCTGTAATGATGAGCGAAGGCGGCGTACAGAATCGTAAAGATAGCCTGGATATTATGATGGAAAAGGCAACTAACGATGCAGCCGCATTCATTAGAAGCATTGCCGAAAAGCGTCATCGTAATATTGAGTGGGCAGAGAAAGCAGTCCGTCAAAGTGTTTCTCTTACCGAGACCGAAGCGCTAAAAGAAAATATTATCGACATGATCGCAAAAAATTTGGATAGTCTTCTAGTTCAACTTAACAGCCGCACAGTAGAAACGGCAGCCGGTACTAAAACGCTTCACACGCAGAATGCACAAGTCCGGTTGATAGAAATGAACGCGATAGAAAAATTTTTAGACATCATCAGCGACCCGAACATCGCTTACATACTTATGATGATCGCGATATACGGATTAATATTTGAGCTGAGCAATCCGGGTTCGATTTTTCCGGGCATAGTTGGAGTAATTTCCCTTATACTTGCTTTTTATTCCATGCACACGTTGCCGATTAACTATGCTGGATTAGCTCTAATCATATTTGCCGTAATTCTTTTCATTGCAGAGATCAAAATAGTCAGTCACGGTTTGCTTACGGCGGGTGGAATAATTTCATTTGCCATCGGTTCGTTGATGCTGATCAATACTGATGCTTCATATGAATTTGTTCATCTTTCTCTGAGCGTTATCATTACCGTCACAGTCCTTACTACTCTATTTTTTGTATTCGCACTAGGAAAAGGAATTGCGGCGCAGAGACGCCAGCCGGCTACCGGAGGTGAAGGACTGATCGGCGAAACCGGCAAGGCGTTAACTTTAATTAATCCAGAAAGACCCGGCCAGGTTATGGTTCACGGCGAGATTTGGAATGCCGAATCCAAAGGAGACGAAATTGAAGAAGGTACGAAAATAAAGGTAACGGAACTGAAAGACTTAAATGTGATAGTGAAGAAGACAAGTTAA